The Verrucomicrobiia bacterium genome includes a window with the following:
- a CDS encoding LamG-like jellyroll fold domain-containing protein codes for MNSYVDLGSPTNLELQDFTIEGWIQRYDPAQASLNGSYGVIFSWGQNGYGVGLWNDGRLFLTKAFVGNQDFFVGLTDTSQFHHVAITKSGTTIIAYLDGVAFTAPPFTATFTFETSVSIGAGGVAHDSPFYGAIDELSVYNRALSSDEIEAIYVAGSVGKCDSGDPIITTQPKSQSVLSGETVTFNVSALGNQPLIYQWYFNDTNIIGATNSILVLTNVQLAQAGKYSVVVANTGNPALSDTAVLTVLPPPPCMAATSNVISWWPGESNGMDNFGGANGFLTNGMAFTNAEVGNGFLCNGSNSAVQLGNPVNLQLQNFTVEAWVKRFSSTASSLVTPNASIISYGTGGWGFGVWNDGRLLLTRAGVNNIDGFVGFTDTSAFHHIAVTKSNTTVVFYYDGKPFPVGAYSSVFTFTTNIAIGAEGDNYGTGFYGIIDELTVYNRALSTTEITNIFNAGRGGKCYSPFSPSIAIQPISQTVAIGGSATFTVGAIGASDLSYQWMSNQTTIIGATNSSLTVTNVQPTAGISYSVQVSNSLGQVLSSNAVLSVSPVVQIISTTVDGGSAVVPINILAGGNENSLQFSVSYATNLLTYTGAMLGSNDISGSILAITNQLPSGRVGIFILLPGTNTLSPGTQQVARILFNASARTNTVSTAISFGDAPAPRQIADSQGISIPATYSNATVIIPTLGFEGDLAPRTNGDSIFAIADWQQVGRFVAGLDFPTNNNEFQRADTAPRSSLGNGLLTVADWVQTLRYVTGADSMSQGGGPTKSAAVTNPVPSGARILSASTSTVSAGQSCQISVQLNSQGNEDAIGYSIAFDPTTLSFTSATAGSGAASATLLVNTTRATNGVIGIALELPFLATFPPGVQEVTKLNFMAMPNAGGNTTFSFTNQPVLLDTADANATSLPISYQGGTFSVSNPLLNLSAAAQANGKLVLSWSAVLNGYNLESNTNLASTNWVIVSGLNTNSGTVSVTNSTSAGRMFYRLHHP; via the coding sequence ATGAATAGCTATGTTGACCTGGGCAGTCCGACCAATCTTGAATTGCAGGACTTCACTATTGAGGGCTGGATTCAGCGGTATGATCCTGCGCAGGCATCGCTGAATGGCTCGTATGGAGTGATTTTTTCCTGGGGACAGAATGGGTATGGTGTTGGCTTGTGGAATGACGGGCGATTGTTCCTAACCAAGGCCTTTGTGGGGAATCAGGATTTCTTCGTTGGACTGACGGACACCAGCCAGTTTCATCACGTAGCAATCACGAAATCCGGAACTACCATCATTGCCTATCTCGATGGCGTTGCTTTTACGGCGCCGCCTTTTACGGCCACCTTCACGTTTGAAACGTCGGTGTCCATAGGTGCGGGCGGCGTTGCGCATGACAGCCCTTTCTATGGCGCGATTGATGAACTCTCGGTTTACAATCGCGCGCTTTCGTCGGATGAGATAGAGGCGATTTACGTGGCCGGTTCAGTCGGAAAGTGTGATTCGGGTGATCCAATCATTACAACTCAGCCCAAAAGCCAAAGTGTTCTTTCCGGAGAAACGGTGACGTTCAATGTCTCGGCGCTGGGAAACCAGCCTTTGATATATCAATGGTATTTCAATGATACGAACATAATAGGTGCGACAAACTCTATTTTGGTTTTGACGAATGTGCAGCTTGCGCAGGCGGGAAAATATTCGGTAGTAGTCGCCAACACCGGAAACCCGGCTTTGAGTGATACCGCCGTTTTGACCGTCCTGCCGCCTCCTCCGTGTATGGCGGCGACTTCCAATGTCATCAGTTGGTGGCCGGGAGAAAGCAATGGCATGGATAATTTTGGCGGCGCGAACGGTTTTTTGACTAATGGCATGGCTTTTACCAATGCGGAAGTAGGAAATGGCTTTCTTTGCAACGGAAGCAATTCAGCCGTTCAGTTGGGCAATCCGGTGAATCTGCAATTACAGAATTTTACCGTTGAGGCCTGGGTCAAGAGATTTAGCTCTACCGCAAGTTCGTTGGTGACGCCCAATGCTTCCATCATTTCGTATGGGACCGGCGGCTGGGGTTTTGGCGTTTGGAACGACGGTCGGCTATTACTTACCAGGGCAGGGGTTAATAATATAGATGGATTCGTTGGCTTTACCGATACGAGCGCGTTCCATCATATCGCGGTTACGAAATCCAATACGACGGTCGTCTTCTATTACGATGGCAAGCCATTTCCGGTGGGAGCCTATTCGTCCGTCTTTACTTTCACGACAAACATAGCCATTGGCGCTGAAGGGGACAATTACGGCACTGGATTTTATGGCATCATTGACGAATTGACGGTTTATAACCGTGCGCTTTCCACCACTGAAATCACGAACATCTTTAATGCCGGCCGGGGTGGCAAATGTTATAGTCCGTTTTCACCCAGCATCGCCATACAGCCGATCAGCCAAACGGTTGCTATCGGAGGCAGTGCTACGTTTACGGTGGGAGCGATCGGGGCGTCCGATTTAAGTTATCAATGGATGTCAAACCAAACGACCATCATCGGGGCGACCAATTCTTCGCTGACGGTAACAAATGTACAACCGACTGCGGGAATTTCCTATTCGGTACAGGTAAGCAATTCTCTGGGACAGGTGTTAAGTAGTAATGCTGTTCTCTCGGTAAGTCCAGTCGTTCAAATTATTTCGACTACTGTGGACGGCGGTTCGGCAGTTGTCCCCATCAATATTCTCGCGGGAGGAAATGAGAATTCGCTTCAATTCAGTGTGAGTTACGCTACCAATTTACTGACTTACACCGGAGCAATGCTCGGCAGTAACGATATTTCGGGTTCTATTCTGGCCATCACGAACCAACTTCCCAGCGGTCGCGTGGGTATTTTTATTTTATTACCAGGTACCAATACGCTTTCGCCGGGGACCCAACAGGTCGCGCGCATCCTGTTTAACGCCTCCGCCCGGACGAACACCGTTTCGACGGCCATCAGTTTTGGTGACGCACCCGCTCCGCGGCAAATTGCAGACAGCCAGGGTATAAGCATTCCGGCTACCTATAGCAATGCAACAGTGATTATTCCGACTCTTGGTTTTGAGGGTGATCTCGCGCCCCGGACAAATGGAGATTCCATATTCGCGATTGCGGATTGGCAACAAGTCGGACGATTTGTGGCAGGCCTGGATTTTCCCACCAACAACAATGAATTTCAAAGGGCGGACACGGCACCGAGATCGTCCCTGGGCAATGGATTGCTGACCGTGGCGGATTGGGTGCAAACTTTGCGATACGTTACTGGTGCAGATTCGATGTCGCAAGGTGGAGGCCCCACAAAAAGTGCGGCGGTTACGAATCCCGTGCCATCGGGGGCGCGCATTTTGTCCGCGAGCACGAGTACCGTTTCGGCGGGGCAATCATGCCAGATTTCAGTGCAGTTGAATTCACAGGGCAATGAGGATGCCATTGGTTATAGCATCGCCTTCGATCCAACGACGCTTAGCTTTACCAGCGCCACCGCAGGCAGCGGCGCGGCGAGCGCAACTCTTTTGGTGAATACGACTCGCGCGACGAATGGGGTCATTGGAATCGCTCTTGAGCTTCCATTCCTGGCTACTTTTCCCCCCGGAGTGCAGGAGGTAACCAAACTCAACTTCATGGCCATGCCTAATGCCGGTGGGAACACGACCTTTTCATTCACCAATCAACCGGTCTTGCTGGATACCGCCGACGCAAATGCCACGAGTTTGCCCATCAGCTACCAGGGTGGAACATTTTCCGTCAGCAATCCGTTATTAAATCTTTCAGCCGCCGCTCAGGCGAATGGCAAGTTGGTGCTTTCGTGGTCAGCAGTGCTCAATGGTTATAATCTTGAAAGCAATACCAATTTGGCATCCACAAATTGGGTGATAGTTTCCGGGCTGAACACCAATTCGGGCACCGTGAGTGTGACCAACTCGACGTCCGCGGGCCGCATGTTTTACCGCCTGCACCATCCGTAA
- a CDS encoding glycosyltransferase family 2 protein — protein sequence MDAAQNKPPVGVVIVNHNLKDSLRATLESFKKINYPSVTIVVSDNASTDGAQEMVRTLFPDVHLLAHEEEQGYARAASLGMAFLVDKTKYIFSTTNDVTVDPEIFNVLVDYAEKNPQAGVLGTKIYFYDRPTVLWHAGGVINPLHGHTRHLGWEREDNARYDRVRECDYVTGCGYLLRCEVLKKIGFFKEDLVFYSEDAELCYRFREAGYKVLYIPAAKMWHKTGTTLAKNRPVQLHYSTRNQLYLLQRHKVGYYPFTIWIHILVVSPIKMALFAILFRWKNSVGIYRGIRDWWRGKYGWIR from the coding sequence ATGGATGCCGCTCAAAACAAACCGCCAGTCGGAGTCGTGATCGTGAATCACAATTTGAAAGATTCGCTTCGCGCCACGCTCGAGTCATTCAAAAAAATAAATTATCCCTCCGTCACCATCGTCGTCTCGGACAATGCCTCCACGGACGGCGCGCAGGAAATGGTGCGCACGCTTTTTCCCGATGTCCACCTGCTCGCGCACGAGGAAGAACAAGGTTACGCCCGCGCCGCCAGCCTGGGCATGGCTTTTCTCGTGGACAAAACCAAATACATTTTCAGCACAACGAATGACGTGACAGTGGATCCCGAGATTTTCAATGTCTTGGTGGACTATGCCGAAAAAAATCCCCAAGCCGGCGTATTGGGAACCAAGATTTATTTTTACGATCGCCCCACCGTTCTATGGCATGCCGGCGGAGTCATCAATCCGCTTCACGGACACACCCGCCATTTAGGCTGGGAACGCGAAGACAATGCGCGCTACGACCGAGTCCGCGAATGTGATTACGTCACCGGCTGCGGATATCTCCTGCGCTGCGAAGTTCTCAAAAAAATCGGCTTCTTCAAGGAAGACCTCGTGTTCTATTCTGAAGACGCGGAGTTGTGCTACCGTTTTCGCGAGGCTGGCTACAAAGTGCTATATATCCCGGCGGCGAAGATGTGGCACAAAACGGGAACTACCCTCGCAAAAAATCGCCCGGTGCAACTCCATTACAGCACGCGCAACCAGTTATATCTGCTCCAGCGCCACAAGGTCGGATACTATCCTTTCACCATCTGGATTCACATCCTGGTCGTTTCACCCATCAAGATGGCGCTTTTCGCAATTTTATTTCGCTGGAAAAATTCCGTGGGCATTTACCGCGGCATCCGGGATTGGTGGCGCGGCAAATACGGTTGGATTAGATAG
- a CDS encoding glycosyltransferase family 2 protein, translating to MELAAPKPNRVCAIIVSYHPQLSLAENVERLRPQVAEIVIVDNGSAPKCEILLTQLEKIPGVKVIRNGKNLGIATALNIGIRYAEAAGYEWVATFDQDSTATPDLIQSMFVAYESCPFKADVALISPVHCVSEREWERKKSGRASGSFSHILAAMTSGSLIKASAFLKTGLYDEAMFIDYVDFDFCLRLWQQGYKLIRSCRSGLLHHLGSLEAYSFLGFPITITSHNAVRRYYIMRNRVIMYRRYAVAFPFWVIKDFLWLCLDLTKIIVFEHDKSAKLRHAFKGLRHGLAGITGPLPVNDI from the coding sequence ATGGAACTCGCCGCGCCTAAACCAAATCGGGTTTGCGCAATCATTGTCAGTTACCATCCTCAATTATCCCTGGCTGAAAACGTGGAACGCTTGCGTCCGCAGGTCGCGGAAATTGTCATTGTTGACAATGGCTCCGCGCCAAAATGCGAAATCCTCCTCACACAACTCGAAAAAATTCCCGGCGTAAAAGTGATACGCAATGGTAAAAATCTCGGCATCGCGACCGCTTTGAATATAGGCATCCGCTACGCCGAGGCTGCCGGTTACGAATGGGTCGCCACGTTCGATCAGGACAGCACCGCCACGCCCGATTTAATTCAAAGCATGTTTGTCGCCTACGAATCGTGTCCATTTAAAGCTGACGTGGCTCTTATTTCACCCGTTCATTGCGTTTCCGAGCGGGAATGGGAACGCAAAAAATCCGGTCGCGCGAGCGGAAGTTTCTCGCATATTCTCGCCGCCATGACGTCGGGCAGCCTCATAAAAGCCAGCGCGTTTCTCAAAACTGGTTTGTATGACGAGGCGATGTTTATTGATTACGTTGATTTCGATTTCTGCCTGCGCCTCTGGCAGCAGGGTTATAAATTGATTCGTTCCTGCCGCTCCGGCTTGCTCCATCACCTCGGCTCACTGGAAGCCTATTCATTCCTGGGTTTTCCCATTACCATCACCTCTCATAACGCGGTGCGCCGCTATTACATTATGCGCAACCGCGTGATAATGTATCGGCGTTACGCCGTCGCATTTCCGTTTTGGGTGATAAAAGATTTTTTATGGCTGTGCCTGGACCTGACCAAGATCATAGTTTTCGAGCACGACAAATCCGCCAAGCTTCGCCATGCCTTCAAGGGCTTGCGTCACGGCCTGGCGGGCATCACCGGCCCTCTGCCGGTCAATGACATTTGA
- a CDS encoding class I SAM-dependent methyltransferase gives MQAGQNQIRTAARPHCLLCGSLGKELYHDLGDPYFGTPGLWSHKKCPQTNCGLVWLDPAPIEADLHLAYQTYFTHGAEDGQPTFAAKLRSALYSLYQGLQSIPAALTGLGAAKKRMTLMFLDDLKPGKVLDVGCGDGKFLHRMRQLGWSVAGVDFDAKAVANAKSIYGLDLHRGDLASAKFPDNSFDAVTMSHVIEHVPDPLALFTEARRILKPGGRLVVTTPNNGSFGHEKFKGYWFGIDPPRHLNIYSLLTLAECARRTNLKVVNTLSTAANADIFIGGSFSIRDSADHRTDAHPRPNPARILKTIALQYRENSRLRTQPDCGEEAVLICAKEGN, from the coding sequence ATGCAAGCCGGCCAAAATCAAATCCGAACCGCGGCGCGTCCCCACTGCCTGCTCTGCGGTTCCCTCGGCAAAGAACTTTATCATGACCTCGGCGATCCCTACTTCGGCACCCCGGGACTTTGGAGCCACAAAAAATGTCCGCAAACGAATTGCGGATTGGTCTGGCTTGACCCCGCGCCCATCGAGGCCGATTTGCATCTCGCCTACCAAACCTATTTCACGCACGGCGCTGAAGATGGCCAGCCCACGTTTGCCGCAAAACTTCGCAGCGCCCTTTATTCGCTCTATCAAGGCTTGCAAAGCATCCCGGCCGCGTTGACCGGATTGGGCGCTGCGAAAAAGCGCATGACCCTCATGTTCCTCGACGATCTGAAACCGGGGAAAGTTTTGGACGTTGGCTGTGGCGATGGAAAATTTCTCCATCGCATGCGGCAACTCGGCTGGTCCGTCGCCGGTGTGGATTTCGATGCCAAAGCCGTGGCCAATGCGAAAAGCATTTACGGCTTGGATTTGCATCGCGGCGACCTCGCCAGCGCAAAATTTCCCGACAACTCCTTCGACGCCGTCACCATGAGCCATGTGATCGAGCACGTGCCCGATCCGCTGGCCTTATTCACCGAAGCGCGCCGCATCCTGAAACCCGGCGGACGTTTGGTCGTGACCACGCCGAACAACGGAAGTTTCGGCCACGAGAAATTCAAAGGCTACTGGTTTGGAATAGACCCACCACGCCACCTCAACATCTATTCGCTCCTGACCCTGGCCGAATGCGCGCGCCGGACAAATCTCAAGGTCGTCAACACCCTGAGCACCGCCGCCAATGCCGATATTTTCATCGGCGGCAGCTTTTCCATTCGCGATTCCGCCGATCATCGCACCGACGCCCACCCGCGCCCCAATCCCGCGCGCATTCTCAAAACCATCGCGCTCCAATACCGCGAAAACTCCCGACTGCGCACCCAACCCGACTGCGGCGAAGAAGCGGTGCTGATTTGCGCGAAAGAAGGCAACTGA
- the hflX gene encoding GTPase HflX, whose amino-acid sequence MKALISTSTKRTERVFLVGVELKSRSALDTRDSLDELSELAATAGGEVVGDGTQRMEAPVAATFIGSGKADEFAKHCRQNNVDTVIFDDELSPAQSRNLEVVFDCKVLDRTSLILDIFAQRARTREGKLQIELAQLHHLLPRLTRFWGHLSRQKGGIGMRGDGETQLETDRRRVQDRIAKIARELETVRRQRSTQRQGRQRNLWPLASIVGYTNAGKSTLLNALTGAQVLAEDKLFATLDPTTRRLHLPTNQNILLTDTVGFIRKLPHGLVEAFKATLEEVVRADLLLHVVDASHPQAAEQIEAVNTVLEEIGASGKPTLMVLNKIDRVTGSLSGLKQRYHNVVTVSAKTGEGLPELLSELSSQMRPIREFVELQVPHEASAVIARLHAVGQVIERNYDGDKAWFKVRIPPHLHEEFAPFMVQELQGA is encoded by the coding sequence TTGAAAGCATTAATCTCGACCTCAACCAAGCGCACCGAACGCGTCTTCCTCGTCGGTGTGGAGCTTAAATCCCGCAGCGCTCTCGACACGCGCGATTCCCTCGACGAACTCTCTGAGCTGGCCGCCACCGCCGGTGGCGAGGTCGTCGGCGATGGCACGCAACGCATGGAAGCCCCCGTCGCCGCCACCTTCATCGGCAGCGGCAAGGCCGACGAATTCGCCAAACATTGCCGCCAAAATAATGTGGATACCGTCATCTTTGACGATGAGCTTTCCCCCGCGCAAAGCCGCAACCTCGAAGTCGTCTTCGATTGCAAGGTGCTCGACCGCACGTCGCTCATCCTCGATATTTTCGCCCAGCGCGCCCGCACTCGCGAAGGCAAGTTGCAGATCGAACTCGCGCAACTGCATCATCTCCTCCCGCGGCTCACGCGTTTTTGGGGTCACTTGTCGCGCCAAAAAGGCGGCATCGGCATGCGCGGTGACGGTGAAACCCAGTTGGAAACCGACCGCCGCCGCGTGCAGGATCGCATCGCGAAAATCGCCCGCGAACTCGAAACCGTCCGCCGCCAGCGTTCGACCCAGCGGCAGGGACGCCAGCGCAATTTGTGGCCGCTCGCCTCCATCGTCGGCTACACCAACGCCGGCAAATCCACCTTGCTCAACGCCCTCACCGGCGCGCAGGTTTTGGCCGAGGACAAATTATTCGCGACCCTTGACCCCACGACTCGCCGTCTGCACCTGCCGACGAATCAAAATATTTTACTGACCGACACCGTCGGTTTCATTCGCAAACTCCCGCACGGTTTGGTCGAAGCCTTTAAGGCGACCCTTGAAGAAGTCGTGCGCGCGGATCTGTTATTGCACGTCGTGGACGCCAGCCATCCGCAAGCCGCCGAGCAAATCGAAGCCGTGAACACCGTGCTCGAAGAAATCGGCGCGTCCGGCAAACCCACGCTCATGGTGCTCAACAAAATTGATCGCGTCACCGGCAGCCTGAGCGGATTGAAACAGCGTTATCACAACGTCGTCACCGTCTCCGCGAAAACCGGCGAAGGCTTGCCCGAATTGCTCTCCGAGCTAAGCAGTCAGATGCGTCCCATCCGTGAATTTGTGGAATTGCAAGTGCCGCACGAAGCGTCCGCCGTCATCGCGCGCTTGCACGCCGTCGGCCAGGTCATCGAACGCAATTACGACGGCGACAAAGCCTGGTTCAAAGTTCGCATCCCCCCGCATCTCCACGAAGAATTCGCCCCCTTCATGGTGCAAGAACTCCAAGGCGCATAA
- a CDS encoding TolC family protein gives MQVTRLFDELNEIKHSCGSMKPKRLFYILAACGIALSAHAQTKWPTETGTNIWTNASRPANTNTPALVVPTTPVGSAAPATTPPPDTNQPAATATPLSTAPIQTRATRALTLDDCIRLALEHNLDIQIQKYNPEIDRFNVDVAYGVYEPVFSFSASKNYSDRPGAVGLLDPTTHLPVPTSSTIQEDNAYTPDLKGVLPTGLTYDLSGTLIRSVTQEGPPAHYGPPVWDASDPGPGITLRQPLLKNLWIDQSRLTIQLNKQLLKMSEQALRLQVMTSVTSVKDAYFNLLYARGNVEANATAYKLAEQLVSENLKRVQVGALAPLDEKQSESQAAASLAAMQVAQQALVVQENTLKSLLTDHYAEWADTSLLPSEELVAIPQDLNLQESWRRAVTQRPELIEAKINVEKQNITLKYDLNQVFPELDLTGTYGRNAISESLGNTFDDLRQGDHSYYSYGAFISIPLGGNISARNQRKADKSTLKQLLLSLKQTEQNIVIAVDNDVGSVRSTLQQVHATHDARVYAEDALAAERKKLENGKSTSFIVLQLISNLTTAKVAEVQALANYNIAVAQLSLDEGNTIEDSHIDLKWK, from the coding sequence ATGCAAGTCACGCGATTGTTTGACGAATTAAACGAAATCAAGCACTCTTGCGGCTCGATGAAGCCAAAGAGACTGTTTTACATCCTGGCGGCGTGCGGTATTGCCCTGAGCGCGCATGCCCAAACAAAATGGCCAACGGAAACCGGCACCAACATTTGGACCAATGCCAGTCGGCCGGCCAACACCAACACGCCCGCGCTGGTCGTGCCCACCACCCCGGTCGGCTCCGCTGCGCCCGCCACCACGCCGCCGCCCGATACCAATCAACCCGCCGCCACGGCCACGCCGCTTTCCACCGCGCCGATTCAAACCCGTGCCACCCGCGCGTTGACCCTCGACGACTGCATCCGCCTCGCGCTGGAACATAATCTCGACATCCAAATCCAAAAATATAATCCCGAGATTGACCGTTTCAATGTGGATGTCGCGTACGGCGTGTATGAACCCGTTTTCAGCTTTTCCGCGTCGAAGAATTATAGTGACCGTCCCGGTGCGGTTGGCTTGCTGGATCCGACAACGCATTTGCCTGTTCCGACTTCATCTACCATTCAGGAAGATAATGCTTATACTCCCGATCTAAAGGGCGTTTTACCCACTGGTCTCACTTATGATCTTAGCGGCACTTTGATACGCAGTGTCACTCAGGAAGGTCCACCCGCCCATTATGGGCCGCCGGTTTGGGATGCGTCCGACCCGGGGCCGGGCATTACGCTGCGTCAACCGCTTCTTAAAAATCTATGGATAGATCAAAGCCGGCTCACTATCCAACTCAATAAACAGTTGCTAAAAATGTCCGAGCAAGCGCTTCGCCTGCAAGTGATGACTTCCGTCACCAGCGTGAAGGATGCCTATTTCAACCTGCTTTACGCCCGCGGCAACGTCGAAGCCAATGCCACCGCCTATAAATTGGCCGAACAACTTGTCTCGGAAAACCTCAAGCGCGTCCAAGTCGGCGCGCTCGCCCCGCTCGACGAAAAACAATCCGAATCCCAAGCCGCCGCCAGTCTGGCCGCCATGCAAGTCGCCCAGCAGGCGCTCGTCGTCCAGGAAAACACGCTCAAGAGTTTGCTTACCGATCATTATGCCGAATGGGCCGATACCAGTTTGCTGCCTTCCGAAGAATTGGTCGCCATCCCGCAGGACTTGAACCTTCAGGAAAGCTGGCGCCGCGCCGTCACTCAACGCCCGGAACTCATCGAGGCGAAGATCAACGTCGAAAAACAAAACATCACGCTCAAATACGATCTCAACCAGGTTTTTCCCGAACTGGATTTGACCGGCACCTATGGCCGCAACGCCATCTCCGAATCGCTCGGAAATACTTTTGACGACCTTCGCCAGGGCGATCACTCCTACTATTCCTACGGCGCATTTATCAGCATCCCGCTCGGTGGGAATATTTCCGCCCGCAACCAGCGCAAGGCTGACAAGTCCACGCTCAAACAATTATTGCTCTCCCTCAAGCAAACCGAGCAAAACATCGTCATCGCTGTGGATAACGACGTCGGCTCCGTGCGCTCGACCTTGCAGCAAGTCCACGCCACCCACGACGCCCGCGTCTATGCTGAAGACGCCCTCGCTGCCGAACGCAAAAAACTCGAGAACGGCAAGAGCACCAGCTTTATCGTCCTGCAACTCATCTCGAATCTCACCACCGCCAAGGTTGCCGAAGTCCAGGCGCTCGCCAATTACAACATCGCCGTCGCCCAACTTTCCCTCGACGAAGGCAACACCATCGAAGACAGCCACATTGATCTGAAGTGGAAATAA
- a CDS encoding L-threonylcarbamoyladenylate synthase, which yields MPALATSRPFAAPTKELPAREKFRSLIPMASNASDSSAEILSTHTAALFRAAVARAAELLRAGEVVALPTETVYGLAANALDARAVARIYEIKGRPAHNPIIVHVASHDWARRCAAEWPAAADSLARAFWPGPLTLVLPRSPEIPDIVTAAGETVGIRWPSHPFIQAVIRECGFPLAAPSANPSNQISPTNAAHVSKGLGKKIRLIVDGGQSQVGIESTVVDLTANPARVLRPGIIHGESLRAALHGSGWAITGAAPSVSQTLRSPGQLPKHYSPRAKLEIISWHDINDLDAQIFRRAVPRASVHLIAHTVIPSGEGLGRVSVIPHDAEAFARAIYGELHECDAHGAELILVEALPETHEWEAIADRLKRAASV from the coding sequence ATGCCCGCTCTCGCAACCTCCCGCCCTTTTGCCGCGCCAACCAAAGAATTGCCCGCGCGCGAAAAATTCCGCAGTCTGATTCCCATGGCGTCGAACGCTTCTGATTCGTCCGCGGAAATTTTGTCCACGCACACCGCCGCATTGTTTCGCGCGGCGGTCGCGCGCGCGGCGGAATTATTGCGCGCCGGCGAAGTCGTTGCCCTCCCCACCGAAACCGTCTATGGCCTCGCCGCCAATGCCCTCGACGCCCGCGCCGTTGCCCGCATTTACGAAATCAAGGGCCGTCCCGCGCACAATCCCATCATCGTCCACGTCGCCAGCCACGATTGGGCGCGACGCTGCGCCGCCGAATGGCCCGCCGCCGCCGATTCACTCGCGCGCGCCTTCTGGCCGGGACCGCTCACGCTCGTGTTGCCGCGCTCGCCCGAAATTCCCGACATCGTCACCGCCGCCGGCGAGACCGTCGGCATCCGCTGGCCCAGCCATCCCTTTATTCAAGCCGTCATTCGCGAATGCGGATTTCCCCTCGCCGCCCCCAGCGCCAATCCGTCCAATCAAATTTCCCCCACGAACGCCGCGCATGTCAGCAAGGGCCTCGGCAAAAAGATTCGCCTCATCGTTGACGGCGGCCAGTCGCAAGTCGGCATCGAGTCCACCGTCGTGGACCTCACCGCGAATCCCGCCCGCGTCTTGCGACCCGGCATCATCCACGGCGAATCCCTCCGCGCCGCACTGCATGGCTCCGGCTGGGCGATCACCGGCGCTGCCCCCTCCGTCTCGCAAACTTTGCGCAGCCCCGGCCAGTTGCCCAAGCATTATTCCCCGCGCGCGAAACTCGAAATCATATCGTGGCACGATATAAATGATCTCGACGCCCAGATCTTCCGCCGCGCCGTCCCCCGCGCAAGTGTCCACCTCATTGCCCATACGGTCATTCCATCTGGCGAAGGCTTGGGCCGCGTGAGTGTGATCCCGCACGATGCCGAGGCGTTTGCCCGCGCCATCTACGGCGAGTTGCACGAATGCGATGCCCACGGTGCCGAATTGATTTTGGTGGAAGCCTTGCCCGAAACCCATGAATGGGAAGCCATCGCGGATCGTCTTAAACGGGCGGCCAGTGTTTAA
- a CDS encoding sigma-70 family RNA polymerase sigma factor, whose amino-acid sequence MPACLARVRQRDEEAARLLFHHLYPLVIKVVRSHLPRRMSEDDLTQTVFMKVFANLDQYSGKAPLEHWVSRIAVNTCIKALRSEKVRPELRWADLSEEQVEVMDWLAATDEDIRPDRNLASRELVEKMLSQLKPKDRLVISLMNLEGRTIEEVRQITGWSQAVIKVRAFRARGKLRKLYQSLIKEEKL is encoded by the coding sequence ATGCCAGCCTGCCTTGCGCGGGTCCGGCAGCGGGATGAAGAAGCCGCGCGCCTGTTGTTTCATCATTTGTATCCGCTGGTGATCAAAGTGGTCCGTTCACACTTGCCGCGCCGAATGAGTGAGGACGACCTGACCCAAACCGTTTTTATGAAAGTGTTCGCCAATCTCGATCAATACTCCGGCAAAGCTCCGCTTGAGCATTGGGTCTCGCGCATTGCCGTGAACACCTGCATCAAAGCCCTCCGCTCCGAAAAAGTCCGCCCCGAACTTCGCTGGGCCGACCTGAGCGAGGAACAAGTCGAAGTGATGGATTGGCTGGCCGCTACTGATGAAGACATCCGGCCCGACCGCAATTTAGCCTCGCGCGAACTTGTCGAAAAAATGCTCAGCCAGCTAAAGCCCAAAGACCGGCTCGTCATCAGTCTCATGAATCTCGAAGGCCGCACCATCGAAGAAGTGCGCCAGATCACCGGCTGGAGCCAGGCGGTGATCAAGGTGCGGGCCTTTCGCGCGCGCGGTAAATTGCGGAAGTTATATCAGTCATTGATCAAAGAGGAGAAATTATGA